From Denitrovibrio acetiphilus DSM 12809, the proteins below share one genomic window:
- a CDS encoding response regulator transcription factor, whose product MISVLVYSNNTLFREYLLSVVNDINGVGNVIGSDSVCALSDSIAVSYPDYIIIDLFSRVADEEILNLLKNKYDTSKVVVLTTKQNDMLTYFSYTYGVRHYVYLDADVDEIIAGLCEVLGGLSENNCKKRNGSLTSRECEILKLIASGKTSREIGEMLCISKNTVDTHRNKMLQKLNLANSASLVHYAFVSGLV is encoded by the coding sequence ATGATTTCTGTTCTTGTTTACAGTAATAATACTCTTTTTAGGGAGTATCTTTTAAGTGTGGTAAATGACATCAATGGTGTCGGAAACGTAATCGGATCGGATAGTGTATGTGCGCTTAGTGATTCAATTGCAGTATCATACCCTGACTATATTATTATCGACCTGTTTTCCCGTGTGGCAGATGAAGAGATACTTAATTTACTTAAGAATAAGTATGATACTTCAAAAGTTGTTGTGCTCACCACAAAGCAAAATGATATGCTGACTTATTTTTCATATACTTATGGTGTAAGACACTACGTCTATCTTGACGCTGACGTTGATGAGATCATAGCAGGTCTTTGTGAGGTTCTCGGAGGGCTTTCTGAGAATAACTGTAAGAAGAGGAATGGTTCCCTGACCAGCAGGGAGTGCGAGATACTGAAGCTTATAGCTTCCGGTAAAACCAGCAGAGAAATCGGCGAAATGCTCTGCATAAGCAAGAATACTGTTGATACACACCGAAATAAGATGCTTCAGAAGCTTAATCTGGCAAATTCAGCGTCTCTTGTCCACTATGCTTTTGTGTCTGGTCTGGTCTAG
- a CDS encoding GatB/YqeY domain-containing protein, which yields MSLKDQITADMKTYMKEKNTVALGAVRMLRSEIKNVEIDNKIELDDAAVQKVIATAIKKRKDAAEQYTNADRPELAAKEMEEAEILSAYMPLQMSEAEVKAIVEKACEGVDTSDKRMFGKVMQDVMAKSQGRADGKVVNQLVREAFDGNN from the coding sequence ATGTCACTGAAAGATCAGATAACTGCTGATATGAAAACATATATGAAAGAGAAAAATACTGTTGCTCTTGGCGCAGTGCGTATGCTCCGTTCCGAGATAAAGAATGTTGAGATAGACAATAAAATAGAGCTTGATGATGCTGCCGTGCAGAAAGTTATAGCCACTGCTATCAAAAAGCGTAAAGATGCCGCAGAGCAGTATACCAACGCAGACAGACCTGAGCTCGCTGCCAAAGAGATGGAAGAGGCAGAAATTCTTTCCGCTTATATGCCTCTGCAGATGAGCGAGGCAGAAGTTAAGGCTATTGTTGAGAAAGCTTGTGAAGGTGTTGATACATCTGATAAAAGAATGTTCGGTAAGGTTATGCAGGACGTTATGGCAAAATCTCAGGGACGTGCGGACGGTAAGGTCGTCAATCAGCTTGTGAGGGAAGCATTTGATGGGAATAATTGA
- a CDS encoding inositol monophosphatase family protein, with protein MLSKIEKAVTKAGEHLLKGFNSVKEISYKGKIDIVTQFDVEVEKILLNELSFMMPEYGFVAEETAQQKTDKKKVVYIDPIDGTTNFVHGFPFCCVSVGVYEEGEGIYGVIYNPILREMFIAEKGQGAYLNRQKIQVSSKHNIQEALVATGFPYSIAEGNPQAALELLGTILKNTRGIRRAGSAALDLCYVAKGVFDAYYEFDLSPWDIAAGAVIAGEAEAHVCGKDFSKSPDMYEKFIMAVTPDISDRLHKMLFM; from the coding sequence ATGCTTTCAAAGATAGAAAAAGCGGTTACGAAAGCAGGTGAACATCTGCTGAAAGGCTTTAACAGTGTTAAGGAGATTTCTTATAAAGGGAAGATAGATATTGTCACTCAGTTTGATGTTGAAGTGGAAAAAATACTGCTTAATGAACTTTCTTTCATGATGCCTGAGTATGGTTTTGTAGCAGAGGAAACTGCCCAGCAGAAGACTGACAAGAAGAAAGTCGTTTATATCGATCCCATTGACGGAACAACAAATTTTGTGCATGGTTTCCCTTTTTGCTGTGTTTCTGTTGGGGTTTATGAAGAGGGGGAAGGAATATATGGAGTTATATATAATCCGATTTTACGTGAAATGTTTATTGCAGAAAAAGGGCAAGGTGCATATCTTAATAGGCAGAAAATACAAGTTTCCAGTAAACACAACATACAGGAAGCGCTTGTTGCTACCGGGTTCCCTTACAGCATTGCAGAGGGTAACCCCCAGGCAGCTTTAGAACTTTTGGGTACAATATTAAAAAACACAAGGGGTATCAGAAGGGCAGGTTCGGCAGCATTGGATTTATGCTATGTTGCTAAAGGCGTTTTTGATGCATATTATGAGTTTGATCTTAGTCCATGGGATATTGCTGCGGGGGCAGTAATAGCCGGAGAAGCCGAAGCGCATGTTTGCGGAAAAGACTTTTCAAAATCACCTGATATGTATGAAAAATTTATTATGGCTGTAACACCTGATATCTCAGACAGATTACACAAAATGCTTTTTATGTAA
- a CDS encoding CvpA family protein, with product MGIIDIVLLIIIGVFAVKGLIKGLVMEIFGLIALVAGYIAGFKYSHVFSNPISALGLNEKASDALGYVVGFLLAYIIVVLIGNILSKAFKEIKLGAVNRGGGFFFGGIKSAVILGLILSAVITVAPKDAAFTKNLQSGVVSGSLAKVAPFVYKVMNKIPDVKKINPFDIPEIPKSRDALDMLEDDALKDALDAVKNSKAVEEIRDLPENTKDTIKGLTEEKPLEDPLGDMQKD from the coding sequence ATGGGAATAATTGACATTGTACTGCTGATAATAATCGGCGTTTTTGCTGTTAAAGGGCTTATTAAAGGTCTTGTTATGGAGATCTTTGGTCTGATAGCTCTGGTTGCGGGCTATATTGCAGGATTTAAATATTCACATGTATTTTCTAACCCCATATCAGCTCTCGGGCTGAATGAAAAGGCGTCCGATGCTCTCGGTTATGTTGTAGGCTTTTTACTTGCCTACATTATTGTTGTGCTCATCGGCAACATTTTAAGTAAGGCTTTTAAAGAGATAAAATTAGGAGCTGTCAACAGGGGCGGAGGGTTCTTCTTCGGCGGGATAAAGTCTGCGGTTATCTTAGGTCTTATCCTCAGCGCAGTTATAACCGTTGCTCCTAAAGATGCGGCATTTACAAAAAACCTCCAAAGCGGTGTTGTGTCCGGCAGTCTGGCAAAGGTTGCTCCTTTTGTTTATAAAGTGATGAACAAGATACCTGATGTGAAAAAGATAAATCCTTTTGATATACCAGAAATACCTAAAAGCAGGGATGCCCTTGACATGCTGGAGGATGACGCTCTGAAAGATGCTCTGGATGCGGTTAAAAACTCTAAGGCCGTTGAAGAGATCAGAGATCTGCCGGAGAATACAAAAGATACTATAAAGGGACTTACGGAAGAGAAACCTCTGGAAGACCCCCTTGGAGATATGCAGAAGGACTAA
- a CDS encoding helix-turn-helix domain-containing protein, with translation MQDTEVKIGERVRKIRNERGLTLQDVANFTGFSKALISQIENNIVMPPINTLSKIAKVLNVKMTYFFEEEINQKDYYVVKKDQKKFIFREGVKHGYMYEELAKVKSFDYLDLLLVTIKPDKRDEKLFSHEGYEYMFVVEGGMSMKMGNDVIDLYAGDSIAFNSKIPHAAVPLDDQTALVLCAHLKVEALREFLQNN, from the coding sequence ATGCAGGATACAGAAGTAAAGATTGGCGAACGTGTGCGTAAGATAAGGAACGAGAGAGGGTTGACTCTACAGGATGTCGCTAACTTTACAGGCTTTTCAAAGGCACTTATCTCTCAGATAGAAAACAATATTGTCATGCCTCCTATAAATACTTTGTCTAAAATTGCAAAAGTTCTAAATGTTAAAATGACATATTTCTTTGAAGAAGAGATAAACCAGAAAGATTACTATGTTGTCAAAAAAGATCAGAAAAAGTTTATATTCCGCGAAGGTGTTAAGCACGGCTATATGTATGAGGAACTAGCGAAAGTTAAATCGTTTGATTATCTTGATCTGCTGTTGGTGACTATCAAACCCGACAAACGGGATGAGAAACTTTTCAGCCATGAGGGTTACGAGTATATGTTTGTCGTTGAAGGCGGAATGAGTATGAAGATGGGTAATGATGTTATCGATCTGTACGCGGGTGACTCAATAGCCTTTAATTCTAAAATCCCCCATGCAGCGGTACCACTTGATGATCAGACAGCGCTCGTTCTTTGTGCCCATCTTAAAGTTGAAGCTCTCCGGGAATTTCTTCAGAACAATTAA
- a CDS encoding endonuclease MutS2 — MIHLETLEFGLFKEYMMRGFTSSFSKKRLEALKPYYALEKIEKYKNELSEAIGYVRNSDMHIPADYEFIALYPRFDDPLLFLEPEELIVFSHFFKNVKEIKKSLIDAGVSALKVYLSDIYTLSEITDDIDDTVNDKGEIKDSASVKLLNVRTELKTVRKQIQKELSGVFAHSSSTKFIQENVITERSGRFTIPCKTNFKQYIQGIVHDRSASGQTLFVEPSNTVGMNNTQQELLAAEREESVRILKELSVRIFESLYEINTTIEAYTELAFHLETAKFYKGKPYVFPEFTDSIEFRNIHHPVIYLEKGEESVPLDFSLSSAELTAVVTGPNTGGKTAALKSIGLNHVLGKCGLPLIGKSARLVNFKNILADIGDKQSLVMDLSTFSAHMVNIRDIIKKADSDTLVLLDEAGTGTEPQEGAALAVAVCTTLADKRTKSVVTTHFGEMKNYALSTDSALIYAVDFDYKDFSPKYRLLKGVTGKSDPLVIARRLNFPEDVVRLASSMIDKKKSQADLSVEEISRMQADLEGRLKDYEERMASLQELEQRYKEKEERLKERLAKKETELLEDTVRMYNRAKRLAEKPQKVKESVEEEIKRASDKLVKTKKKIKPVEGIRAGDLIHLERYGKNAKILEVEGNSARMDIGGMKISMKLSEIVGKKVTDSEKIQQDVRVSKEVQTEGRSELVLVGKRVEEGLDLLDRKLDDSLLAGHSKLFVVHGRGSGQLRKAVHEYLRTDQRAQSYALATNEEGGQAVTVVQI; from the coding sequence ATGATTCACCTTGAAACCCTTGAGTTTGGTTTATTTAAAGAATATATGATGCGAGGCTTTACGTCCTCTTTTTCCAAAAAGAGGCTGGAAGCCCTTAAACCCTATTATGCTCTCGAAAAAATAGAAAAATATAAAAATGAACTGTCGGAAGCTATCGGATATGTACGTAATTCTGATATGCATATTCCTGCGGACTATGAGTTCATAGCTCTTTATCCGAGGTTTGATGATCCGCTGCTTTTTCTGGAACCGGAAGAACTTATCGTATTCAGTCATTTTTTTAAAAATGTCAAAGAGATAAAGAAAAGTCTTATAGATGCTGGTGTGAGTGCATTAAAAGTTTATCTGTCTGACATATATACATTGTCTGAGATTACAGATGACATAGACGATACTGTGAACGATAAAGGGGAGATTAAAGACTCTGCCTCTGTAAAACTGCTGAATGTACGAACTGAGCTAAAAACTGTGCGTAAGCAGATTCAAAAAGAGCTGTCCGGAGTTTTTGCCCATAGCTCTTCTACCAAGTTTATTCAGGAAAATGTCATAACCGAACGGAGCGGGCGCTTTACTATCCCCTGTAAGACGAATTTTAAGCAGTACATTCAGGGGATTGTTCATGACAGGTCAGCCAGCGGTCAGACCCTTTTCGTAGAGCCTTCAAATACTGTCGGGATGAATAATACCCAGCAGGAGCTTCTGGCTGCGGAGCGTGAAGAATCCGTCCGAATACTTAAAGAGCTCTCCGTAAGGATATTTGAGAGCCTATACGAGATCAATACAACGATAGAAGCATATACTGAGCTTGCTTTTCATCTGGAAACCGCAAAGTTCTATAAGGGGAAGCCCTATGTTTTCCCTGAGTTTACAGACAGTATTGAGTTCCGAAACATACATCACCCCGTGATATACCTTGAAAAGGGTGAAGAGTCTGTCCCCCTTGATTTTTCATTAAGTTCAGCCGAGCTTACGGCCGTAGTTACAGGTCCGAACACCGGCGGGAAAACCGCTGCACTGAAGTCCATAGGGCTGAATCATGTTCTTGGTAAATGCGGACTGCCTTTGATAGGCAAATCTGCCAGATTGGTTAACTTTAAAAATATCCTTGCGGATATAGGAGATAAGCAGTCCCTTGTGATGGATCTCTCCACTTTCAGCGCCCATATGGTAAACATCAGGGACATAATAAAAAAAGCAGACAGTGACACTCTCGTCCTTTTGGATGAGGCGGGGACGGGCACTGAACCGCAGGAAGGCGCAGCGCTTGCCGTCGCTGTATGTACAACACTCGCAGATAAAAGAACAAAATCTGTTGTTACAACTCACTTCGGAGAGATGAAAAACTATGCACTCTCCACTGACTCAGCGCTAATCTATGCTGTGGATTTTGATTATAAGGATTTTTCACCTAAATACCGTCTGCTGAAAGGAGTTACAGGGAAATCTGATCCGCTTGTGATTGCACGAAGACTAAATTTTCCGGAAGACGTTGTCAGGCTGGCGTCCTCTATGATTGATAAAAAGAAGAGTCAGGCAGATTTATCTGTGGAAGAGATAAGCCGGATGCAGGCAGACCTTGAAGGGCGTTTAAAAGACTATGAAGAGCGTATGGCAAGCCTTCAGGAGCTCGAACAGCGCTATAAGGAAAAGGAAGAGCGCCTGAAAGAGCGTCTCGCTAAGAAAGAGACAGAGCTTCTGGAAGATACTGTCCGTATGTATAACAGAGCTAAACGACTTGCTGAAAAACCACAGAAGGTTAAAGAGTCTGTTGAAGAAGAGATAAAAAGAGCGTCTGATAAACTTGTAAAAACAAAAAAGAAGATTAAGCCTGTTGAGGGGATTAGAGCGGGCGACCTGATTCATCTGGAAAGATATGGTAAAAATGCAAAAATCCTGGAAGTTGAAGGTAATTCTGCCCGGATGGATATTGGCGGAATGAAGATATCTATGAAACTGAGTGAAATAGTCGGTAAGAAAGTTACCGATAGCGAGAAAATTCAGCAGGATGTGCGTGTCAGCAAAGAGGTGCAGACGGAAGGACGCTCAGAGCTGGTGCTTGTCGGCAAGCGTGTGGAAGAGGGACTTGATCTGCTGGACAGAAAGCTTGACGATTCTCTGCTGGCAGGGCACTCAAAGCTTTTTGTTGTTCACGGAAGAGGTTCCGGTCAGCTCCGTAAAGCTGTTCATGAATACCTGCGCACCGACCAGAGGGCACAGTCCTATGCCCTTGCTACCAACGAAGAGGGCGGTCAGGCGGTAACTGTTGTTCAAATATAA
- the pfkA gene encoding 6-phosphofructokinase, with protein MKKIAVMTSGGDSPGMNAGIRSVVRTGLANDIEVYGIEQGFKGLIEGQIRKLNSRDVSNTIQRGGTFLRSARCMEFKTEAGQKKALDNLESFGIEGLIVIGGDGSLTGAKILYEKYGVKVVGMPGSIDNDIYGTSISIGVDTALNNIARAVDMINETASSHDRTFIIEVMGRHCGYLALMSAIACGAEAVIIPEIEYNLENIIDKIKQRYVEGKSRSVVIVAEGAGSAVDFGKAFQLIGGFDTRITVLGHLQRGGSPTVFDRTLATRMGAAAVDGLLAGHGGVMTALAGREISLIDLDVVLSNKRELDTKFMEIAEDLSL; from the coding sequence ATGAAAAAGATAGCAGTTATGACAAGCGGTGGTGACAGCCCGGGGATGAACGCAGGTATCAGAAGTGTTGTCCGCACAGGGCTTGCGAATGATATCGAAGTATATGGGATTGAACAGGGGTTCAAAGGGCTGATAGAAGGGCAGATTCGTAAGCTCAACAGCCGGGATGTTTCAAATACTATCCAGCGTGGCGGAACATTTCTCCGCAGTGCCAGATGTATGGAATTCAAAACAGAAGCAGGTCAGAAGAAGGCTCTGGATAATCTTGAATCATTCGGTATAGAAGGTTTGATTGTCATAGGCGGTGACGGTTCTCTGACAGGAGCTAAAATTCTGTATGAAAAATATGGTGTAAAGGTTGTCGGTATGCCCGGATCCATTGATAATGATATTTACGGAACAAGTATATCTATAGGTGTTGACACTGCTCTTAATAATATTGCAAGAGCTGTGGACATGATCAACGAAACAGCCAGCTCGCACGACAGAACTTTCATTATCGAAGTTATGGGGCGGCACTGCGGATATCTGGCGCTTATGTCTGCTATAGCCTGCGGGGCGGAAGCTGTTATCATTCCTGAAATAGAATACAACCTTGAAAATATAATAGATAAGATAAAGCAGAGGTATGTTGAAGGTAAATCCAGAAGTGTTGTCATTGTTGCAGAGGGTGCCGGAAGTGCTGTGGATTTTGGCAAAGCATTTCAGCTTATCGGCGGTTTTGATACACGAATTACCGTTCTTGGTCACCTTCAGAGAGGGGGGAGCCCGACTGTTTTCGACAGGACACTCGCCACAAGAATGGGAGCAGCGGCTGTTGACGGACTTCTTGCCGGACATGGCGGTGTTATGACAGCTCTTGCCGGACGCGAAATATCACTTATTGATCTTGATGTAGTTCTGTCTAACAAGCGTGAGCTCGACACTAAATTTATGGAGATTGCCGAGGATCTCAGCCTCTGA
- the zapE gene encoding AFG1/ZapE family ATPase, translating to MSSPEKYTDLHDISFDISVEDCFSNLRPHPKFSHCTFENYIPDENFLSQSMIKEKLQESLNSMKDSDYPNAAPVKKFFPLFSRKKSKTKNSDKIQKHLYIDGSYGIGKTHLLSACYNKCENNKAFLSFGEMNYFFHYLGVENCIKHFSSLNLLLIDEFELDDPAMVHIMSKFFRELDKKTLVITTSNTLPADLGKGRVVSLENFGKQIGNIIESFESFVVEGEDYRKKHKILRKSVSENNFNDAFAGYEPKDKPKTKIGFESLNKILESNHPFKYYAIPSKVEAIFIDGLRPFVQLNNALRFNQLIDVCYYYNTKLFIKGSCDLSDLFPPELLESSFQKKLYRCLSRLDELAVFFKG from the coding sequence ATGAGCTCACCTGAAAAGTATACCGACCTGCATGACATAAGCTTTGATATCTCCGTAGAGGACTGTTTCAGTAATCTCCGCCCGCACCCCAAGTTCTCTCACTGTACATTTGAAAATTATATACCCGACGAGAATTTCCTGTCTCAGTCAATGATAAAAGAAAAGCTTCAGGAAAGTTTAAATAGTATGAAAGACAGCGACTATCCCAATGCTGCTCCGGTTAAGAAGTTTTTTCCACTTTTCAGCAGAAAAAAATCTAAAACTAAAAATTCTGACAAAATTCAAAAACATCTTTATATAGACGGAAGTTACGGAATAGGCAAAACACATCTCTTAAGTGCCTGTTACAACAAATGCGAAAATAACAAAGCTTTCCTCAGCTTTGGCGAAATGAACTACTTCTTTCACTATCTGGGTGTGGAAAACTGCATCAAACACTTTTCCAGCCTGAACCTTCTTCTTATCGATGAATTTGAGCTTGATGATCCTGCTATGGTACATATCATGTCAAAATTTTTCAGAGAACTTGATAAGAAAACACTCGTTATCACAACATCCAACACACTGCCTGCCGATCTGGGGAAAGGACGTGTGGTAAGTCTTGAGAATTTCGGCAAACAGATCGGAAATATTATTGAAAGCTTTGAATCTTTTGTAGTAGAAGGCGAAGATTATCGCAAAAAACACAAAATACTCCGCAAATCCGTTTCAGAAAATAACTTTAATGACGCATTTGCCGGATACGAACCAAAGGATAAACCAAAGACAAAAATAGGGTTCGAGTCACTTAATAAAATACTGGAATCAAACCACCCCTTCAAATATTACGCAATCCCTTCAAAAGTTGAGGCGATCTTCATAGACGGGCTGCGCCCTTTTGTACAGCTTAATAATGCTCTGCGCTTCAACCAGCTGATAGATGTCTGTTACTATTATAACACAAAGCTTTTCATCAAAGGATCCTGCGATCTTTCTGATCTGTTCCCTCCGGAACTCCTTGAATCCAGCTTTCAGAAAAAGCTGTACCGCTGTCTGTCACGTCTGGACGAACTTGCAGTTTTTTTTAAAGGTTAA
- a CDS encoding cob(I)yrinic acid a,c-diamide adenosyltransferase, whose amino-acid sequence MSVTTKGGDKGKTSLYSGQRVSKDDIRIETVGTGDELVSNLGELKFFVPDYKGTIDRVQKNLFVVNAHCADMDGGRYDVAEEETDFLESFIKEGEKRLDLKGFILPSENRSAAKADVCRTVCRRFERRLISLSACANVSPAVLKYINRLSDFLYIMARLVGKEND is encoded by the coding sequence ATGAGTGTTACAACAAAAGGCGGAGACAAAGGGAAGACCTCCCTATATAGCGGTCAAAGGGTTTCTAAGGATGATATCCGAATTGAAACAGTGGGGACAGGCGATGAGCTTGTTTCTAATCTCGGAGAGTTAAAATTTTTTGTTCCTGACTATAAGGGAACCATAGACCGTGTGCAAAAGAACCTCTTTGTTGTAAATGCCCACTGCGCAGATATGGATGGTGGACGGTATGATGTTGCAGAGGAGGAGACAGACTTTCTGGAGTCGTTTATAAAAGAGGGTGAAAAGCGGCTTGACCTGAAAGGCTTTATACTCCCGTCTGAAAACAGGAGCGCAGCTAAGGCAGATGTGTGCAGAACAGTTTGCCGCAGATTTGAAAGAAGATTGATAAGTTTATCCGCTTGTGCTAATGTTAGCCCTGCTGTTTTAAAATACATTAACAGGCTGTCAGATTTCCTTTATATCATGGCACGCCTCGTTGGAAAGGAGAATGACTGA